DNA from Parageobacillus thermoglucosidasius:
TCGCTTCATCTAATGTTCCATAACAGGCGACTTGCAAACTATCTTTGGAGATTCTGCTTCCCCCTAAAAGACCTGTCTCCCCTTTATCTCCTTTTTTTGTATATATGGCCATTTATTTGTTCCTCCTCTATCCATTGATTTCCACAGAGTCGACAATGGCTACTATTGCGGAATCGATGGAGGAAGTGGACGTACCAAATACATATCCAGCAGATTCACCGTTTGTTACAATGACGTATTCCCCTGTCCCTGCACCGACCGAGTCAACAGCAATTTCAATGCTGTCAAGTTTTTCTCCTTCTTTATTCACCTTTTGTACAATTAATAACTTTTTGCCAACAAGGTCATCGTTTTTCCTAGTAGCAACGACACTTCCCACGACGATTCCGATATACACGGATGATCACCTTCACCTATCTGTCTTGGATAATATCGACACCTAATTCTTTGGCTGTCTCTAAAGCAAGAGGACTTATAATAGTCGTTTTAGGAACAATTAAAGCATGGCCATTATTTTTAGCTTCAATAATGTCCATTCGAGTCAGAACGTTTTTCTTAATGTTTTTGGTTTTCATCGGTTGATTGCTTTCTTTCTCCTCATGTAAAAAAGAAAAGGCAATATTTTTCACCGATTGATATAAATCCCCGGCATTCACAAGTTTTATTCCGTAACTTTCTATTGTTTGAAGATGTTTGTTCATATTTTCTAAATATGCACTTGGTATACGATGAAAACCGAGTTGCTTTCTCATTGGTGTTTGTAAATCACACGCATCTTTTGCTGCTACAATCGGTATTCCTTTCATAATGGCATGAGCGACAAGATTTGTCGCCATGCTATCCGCTATACCGACCGAAATTTTCGCTGCCGTGTTTAACGTCAAAGTTGGAATAATTAAAACATTGATATTTTCATAAAATGGCCTGATGCCATTAACCTCTTTTTCAACAAACAGATTGGATATGCCTAGTTCCTTTTTTATAACATGAGGTGTCAGAACATGCTCCGCACTATTGGATAACAATATATTGAAATCCCAACCATCATCAAGAAGAAGTTTCAATTGTTGGATGGCTTCTTTAAAACCTAAAGCTCCGCCGGTAAACAAAACAGTAGCTTTTTTCGTTTTCTCTTGCAGTTTTTTTAACACTTCTTCCACGATCATGTTTATGATCTCTTCCATATTCAAACGCTATCCACCTCCTTTCAACTAAACAACCCGATGCCTAACGGAGTTACTAAAAGGGGATGAACAGGTTTGATGGTTTCAATGCCGATCTGTTTCAAAAAGACTTTTTCAAATCCAGCAAAACAGCACGCTCCACCAACCAAAAAAATTTTATCGATATCATGGCCTTCTATATGTCTTTTAACGATAGAGGCCATTTTTTCAATAACAGGTACGACGATAGGAAAAACTTCCTTTTGTCTGTTCGGATCTTTTTTTAGCTTTTCTGCTTCTTCAAATGAAATTTTATAGTATCCTGCTAAAACTAAACTCATATGGGTTCCTCCGGTAGGTTCGTCGGCGGTATAAATCACCTCTCCATTTTTTAAAATACTGATCCCAGTTGTCCCTCCGCCAACATCAACAACCGCTCCATCCGTTACGTTCAAAACAGAAGCTGCTGCAGTTGGTTCATCAACAACCCGGACTACTTCCATGCCCGCTGATTCCACAACGTTTGAAATGGCTTTCATATTTCCGCCTACTGTCCCAGGAGGAACCGCAGTCGCAGCATAGGTCAATGTTTCTCCAATTAATTCTTCTACTTGCCTTTTCAGCTCTTTCACAATTCTTACTGCCCCGACATAATCGACGACCAATCCATCTTTGACAACAGATGCTGGATAAAGTGAACCAGCAACCGGATTGCCAAACTCGTCCAAAACCGATAGCACTATATTCGCAGTCCCCAAGTCGACGCCTACTTTTAACTTTCCATGATATTGTCTTGCTTGATGTTCATAAATTAGTTTTGCAAAAGTATTAATATAGTTGTTCACTTCTATCAAATCTGCAGACATCGCGAATCTTTACCTTTCATTTCACTATTTTTCCTATATCTCCGTTTCTCAATCCTGCAGCATTCGCCTCATCTGTATCTAAATGCATTTCTAAAACGTAATTTTTTGAAACTCGAATAAGAACATTTTTAAAAATCGTTTTTCTTTCTTTGCCAACTTCAACATCTACCATGTCCTTATCTTTTAATTGAAATTTCGCTGCAAATTCTGGCGGAACATGTATGTGCCTTAGTGCCGCAATCACACCTTCTTTTAGTTTCACAATGCCTTTTGGGCCTTGAATGATGATTCCTGGTGTGCCCGCAATATTTCCTGATTCTCTTACTGGTACAGAAATCCCTAACTGAAAACTATCTGTAATCGATATTTCCACTTGCGTTTTACTTCTTATCGGCCCTAAAATCCTTACATGTTGGATTTCTCCTTTAGGCCCTTTGAGAGTAACGGTTTCATTTGCAGCAAATTGTCCCGGCTGTTTTAAATCTCTTAATTTCGTCAAGCGGTAGTTTTTGCCGAAAAGACTTTCTAAGTCTTCTTGGGACAAATGAACATGCCGGTTAGAAACGCCGATTGGCACATATGGACCTTCTTCTATTTCCTGTATTCTTTTCATTACTGCTTTGAAAATTTTGTCTTGCAGTTCATTGCTCATTTTAGTGCCTCCATTATTGGAAAACTAGCTTAAATGCTTTTTGGCAACATTTTTTCCACATCTGTATGCGGTCTGGCAATGACATGAGTGGAAATGACTTTTCCAACTTTTTCAGCGGCCGCTGCCCCGGCATCGACAGCCGCTTTCACTGCACCGACATCTCCACGGACCATAACAGTGACTAATCCAGAACCAATCTTCTCATAGCCTATTAACGTCACATTGGCCGCTTTAGTCATTGCGTCCGCTGCTTCTATTGCCCCAACTAATCCTTTTGTTTCAATCATTCCTAATGCATCATTCATTTGCTATCTTTCCTCCTAATCTCTTGATAATGAATACAAGCTGACTTTAAATCACCTTTTTTTCTGGGACATTTTGGATCATGGCAAAGATTGCATACTTCTTTATCATTCGGCTGTTTTTCATTGCCTTGTTCTTCGAAAATTTTCCTGTTTTCTGGAGTGGATGGATGCGTTTTTTGATCCAATTCTTTTGGCTCTTCCAGCAAAGAAGGCTTTTCTTTCCGCAAATGTGTCTCAGGCTGCTCATGTTTCACTTCATCTTTTTCTTTTAATTCCGCTATTTCTCGCATGGCCTCGTCTGAGTGCGTTTCTTCTCGTTTGTTCGATTCAGAGGCCCCTTCTTCATTCTGATTGGTTTGTAATGGCATCTCTTCCGTTTTTTCTTTTTTTCCATCGTTAATAGGGCCGACTGTTTCTTTGGAATGAATGATTTTCTCTAACTCATCATGTGGTCTGGCAATGATATGTTTACTGTATACATTGCCAACTCGTTTTGCCGCCTCCCATGCTGCTTCCACCGCTGCTCTGACAGCCGCTACATCGCCTTCCAATTTTATCGTTACCATTCCGCTTCCTTTTGTTAATTCATATCCTAGCAAAGAAACGTTGGCCGATTTCACTGCTACATCCGCTGCCTCTATTGCCGAAACCATTCCATACGTTTCAATGATCCCAATTGCGTTAATCCCCAAAAATCTTCACCTCCTTGTTACGTAATTTCTTCAAGACGCTGAAGAACTTTTTTGACAATGCGGGCAATTTCTTCTGCGGAAATGGTGCTATTCGCTTTATCTTCGCCGGTTTCTTGAAACGTTTTAAAAGGTATTCCTTTAACCAGCCTCGCAGCATTGGATCCTAAAATACGTTGTTTATTTTTTTCATTTTGTTTGATCTGAAAAAGCGGCTGATCTTTTCGCAGCTTTGCATAATGAAGAACAATTTGGTTATCTGCACCAACTCCTATTCCAACCCCTAAAATAGAATCTGTGGCGGCTTGATGGCCAAGTTCCAAGGAATTATTTCCCTCTTTTTTTTTCAAAACAGAGGGAACGCCTTCTTCTTCCATTCCATAAAGTAAAGGGCGGAAGGAAGAATCATTTAGCAGCGGGCTATAATAAACATGGATTGCTGGTCGGGCCGATCCATTGTCTATTGTCATGGCGTCCCTCTCCCTTCCCCAAGAGCCAAGATTAATCCGGTTGCTACGGCATTGCGCGGCCCTTCTGTTCCTCTTATATTCCCTCTTCCAGCAACTACACCATATTGCGATAATGCATCTGTTACTAATTGAGGGATCTCAAAGTCTAATGCCGATCCTCCAACTAAGACAACAAATTCGATATCTCGTATATTTCCAGTAGGGGATACTAAACTTAACGCTCTGATTGCATTGGTAACAAAAACCTTTTCTTTTGCCTTGCGCCGGACATGTCTTATTTTTTCAAGAGAATGCTGGCCTGGAACAGGGATCATTTCCCCGTCTTTCAAGATAACAACTCTAGCAAATACATGTGGTTCTAACGGTTGTTCAAAAAATTGCACTGTACCATCTTCATGACGGATATGGTATAGGCTTTCTACTTTTGCTAAAGGATATTTTTTAATATCTTCAGCTAAACCGGTATCATCAAACCCTAATTCCGAATTAATTAGCAATGTTACCATATCGCCTGCTCCAGCAAGATGAACAGATGTGATTTTCCCATCTCTAGTCATAATCGAGGCATCTGTGGAACCAGCCCCCATATCAAGTATGGCTATTGGCATATTTGTTCCCGGAGTGGAAAGCGCCCCGCGAACGGCCATATCTGCTTCAACTCCCCCAACCTCAACTTGGACATTTACTTGCGATTGAAGTTCATCCGCTATCAATTTCATTTGTAATTTGTCAGCTTCTACCATAGCTGCAATGCCAACTGCATTTTCCATGGAAAATTCTTCGGCCAGCCCGCCTTTTACTTTTTGCGGGATAAACGTATCGACAGCTAACAAGTCTTGTATTCTTATTTTATTTGGCGGCTGGTTCGTCAGCTCTGACATGACTTGCCTTACTCTTTCCAACATGCCTCCTACGTTTGTTCCAGGCTCCCCTTTTATATCTTCAATCGGTGCAGAAGCAGTGACCATCGCCATAATTTTTTCTGCGCCTTCGTCAACATCAACTGCTGCTTTTTTCTTGCCAAATATATAAATTTTTCCCGCAGGGATGGTTCTAGCCCGCACATCTCCTTTTGGAGTTTTGATGACTACGGCCGATCGGTTCCCTATTAGGGCACGCGCTATCGGAACAATCATCTTCGTTTCATCCGCGCTTAATTCAAAAACAGTCGCAATCCCGTACGGATTGGATAAAACCTCTACGACGCCGCCTGGCGGTGCCACTTCCACAGCGGCTTTCATACCTACTGGCACTTTTTCTAATAAGCTGACTTCATCAACAATCGGGATTTTCTTTTTTATCCTATTATTAATTAATACTCCGTCATCTTTTTGCACAATCGCTCCATTCACTTTCATTCCTTTATCCAACGCTTCATTTATTATTTCTGCCGCAGTTTCAAAATGATATTCCTTTCCGATTAATACGATATAGTCATCAGTGGTACTGGCATTTTTTAAGTCTGATATATTTATAGTTTTTCCTATGCCTAAGCCCATTCCCCCTGGAGTGGAAGGATTGTGGCCAATCATCGTTGATTCAGTAATGATCGTCTCTGTGATGGTTTCCATTGCCACATCCCCAATCACAGGAGCCGCTTCATTTAATCGAATAAGATCTAAATCTTCTATTTTACGATTAATTTTGTTGAGAGCTTGTTGAATGGCAGCCAGGGCACCATGGATATTTTGACGGGTTCCTTTAATTCCTGTTGTATTTACAAGACCACTTGATAAAAAAGTAATAGTATTGTCATCGCTTACTTGCGCAATCGCCACTTCTGTCGTGGCATTGCCTATATCCACTCCCGCAACTAATTTCATCTAATAAACCTCCACGCAAGGTTATTCGCTGTCTTTTCTCAGTCTGTCTCTTAATTCATAGACTTCTGCAGCTTCCCGGACTAATTTAGCGTTCATTTTTGCATGATATTGATGCTCAAGTTCATCAGCGATCGCTAGCAACTCATCTTTCGTGGAGCGATATGGCCGAAGCGCATTATAAATTTCGAGAATCCGTTTATCAGGAATTGCTATAAGTTCTGCTGCTCTTCTAAGGTTTGCTGCAAATTGTTTTCGCCCCATTGAATCTGCTATTTGTGCTTGCAGCTCAAGAGTTTCCGGTGAAATACGTATATCTTCCGGCTTAACGTCTCCGTCTATAACCCCTTTTAAGTTAATCTCATCCAATGATTTACCTGTAGGGGTTTTTATTAATTCCGGCCATTTTTCAGCCAATGGGTAGTCATGTTTTACATCCACTTTTACCCATTGATTTTTCTCATTTTTTTCCGTGTTAACTTCCGCACCATTCATAGAGGCCATTATTTCTTTCACAATTTGTTCGATTAATGCTTGATTCAACTTTCGTCACCTCCGGTTAATAAAACTTTACTTCTAATTCAACTGCTTTCTTATTGCGGTCAACATGTTCTGTTTCTTTTATATGAAGAAGCGCGGCAATCGCTTGATATTTTGGCCGGGCCATTTGATCATTCCGGGTAGGGACAGGGTTTGGCGATTCCCCTTTTGCATATTTCGCAGCATTTTTGCCAATTGCGCGATAAGTTTCTAAGTCTAGCAATGGTGCTTGGGGAAATAATTCAAGATTATTTAACGGCTGCAAATCTTTTTGGTGAATAACCGTCGTTCCTTTGGACTGAATGCCTATCCCGATACCTGAGCCGCTTAATTTAGCGGCATGGTGAGCAATAAACCCAACATCTGAAGTATGATAAACTTTAATCACCCGTGCAGCAAGCCCCTCTTCTTCAATACCGGCAATCACTTCCTTTAATAAATCCGCATGTGGAACACCGACGATGGTTTTGGTTTGGTATTTGCCAAATGCCGGCCCTAATCCAATAACGACTTCATCTTTTCTTGTGCCGACTTCCGCCGTTCCTTTTTCCACAAGTTCTAATCCATTGCCGTTTTTTGCTGGCGGTTTGGGATGACCGTTTTCATTAACATCTACTTCTACTTCTTTTTCTTCAAATTGAAAACTTTTTAAAACTTCTTCCACTACATCACGAATGATCTGTTCGTTAATGATCATCTTCCACACCCCTTTCAACGATTAATGAATATCTTCTGGCCTGATAGCATTAGGAATGTTTTTGATTTCTTCCCATCTTTCCTCACTCATTCGATATCCTGTTCCCGGTCCCATATAATCGTTCAAATCATTTACGGCACTAATCACTTTAAAATCTTTCGTAATAATGGCAGACGTATGCAAGTAGTCACCAGATATACGTTGTTTCAACATATTTAACACATTTTGGGCAATATCATCAAAACCATGTTTGCTTAAGGCTTTAACAACATCAAGACCAGTAACTCCGCGTTTCATCATCTCTTCTGCAGCTCTTATATCTTCCACTACATTCCGTTCCGGCATATCTTTGCTTCCATGCGCATAAGTGGCTGCTTCGACTTCTTCATCTGTGATGGCAGGAAGTCCTAATTCTTCAAACACAGCCTGAATTGCTTTCGCCGCTTTATTTCTTACCGCAATGACTTCCTCTTCTGTAACAGGGCGCAACCCGCCATCCACTTTTAAATCGCGCTGCAATACGTTGTAATCATCAAAATCTTCTGCGTCGAAGTTAGATCCAGCAAACATATTGTCATAGTTAGGAGTCGAGCTGTATCCAGAAAAGATAAAGTCTGTGCCAGGAAGCATTTGCATAAGAGTGCGAGCTGTTCTTCTAATATCGGAATGTGAAAATGTTTGGTCATTTCCAGACGCAACTTCCAGATCCAACATTGCTGCTATTAAATTTTCGGCAAGCACAGCACGAATTCCAGACGGAACGCTTCCAGGAATACCGATGCAGCTGATCGATCCGTTTTGCAAACCTTGTACACCGGCACCTTTGGCAATAAAAATGCATCGTGCTTCGAGATATAACATGGATTTGCCTTCTGCATACCCCATTTGTACTTCCGATCCAGTACCTGATGTAAACCGCATTTTTAATCCGCGAGAAGCATAAGCGGATGCCAGGAATGCTTTAGAATATGGAGTATCGTCACCATCGACAAATACAGGCTCTGTTCCATATACAGAAATGGTTTCAGCATAGCAGCTAAGCCCTCGCAAACCTAGCTCTAATTCGGTTGCCTCTTCCAGTGAACATTGCGTTAAGACACCGCCACGGCCTGTTTGTGAGCCAACTAAAAGGGATAAAGCGTTCAATGGATAGTAACGGACAATGCCAACGGTCGTTTCCATTTCATCGAATCCGCGTAGTGCCGCCTCTGCTGCATCTGCTGCAATTTGAACAGGATTATCTTTAACGTTAGTGACGTGGCATTGGATAGACGGCGTTTTTCTTGCTCTCATCTTTTGCAGTGCCATCATCATCTCAACCACATTCATGTAACCGACAACCTCGCAAATCTTTGCGGGAGTCATTGCGGTAGTAAGAGGGATAATTTTCTCACGTGGCACGTTAATATCAACTAGCATTCTTGCCAGCTCTAATGAGTCCATTGCCATGACTTCTTCTGCCTTGTCCAGATTGATCCCGTAATCCGCAATGAAATAATCAATAAAATCAAATTGGTCACGTGTTTTTCCGTCCAATTCAACAACAACGCCATTTTCGATTTTTATACTTGGCTTAGGATCATTTGGACCGTTCATCGCGATTAAACCAACTTCCGGCCATTCCGCTACGAACCCATCCTGATTAACCGGCCGTTTCGCTAATACTTGAAATCGCTTGGATCTCATAACATTCCCTCCCAAAGATTAAATATATGGAATGGTCTCTGAGACAGGCACGCTTCCCAAAGTTCCTAATAACTTAATGCCAACTTCTCTTGCTGCAATAAGAGCTTGCCGGACTGCTCCTGAATCACCAGTGAAAGTTAAAATCACTTCATTAGTAAAACTTGTGCCTTGATTAGGAGAACTATAGCTTAATACCTCGACATTCGCTGCTTTTACAGCCGTATCCGCAAGAACAACACCTATGGCTGCCGGGGCACCAACGACTAATCCAAATGATTTGCCAACTGGCGCATTAAATGCTTTTTCACATGCATAACTTGCCCGAGCCGTATATTGAAACTCGATATGCCCTGCTTCGTTTCCATACACATCTCCAAAAGTACGTTCCAATTCTTTCAAGGCTACTTCCACTGCCCGGCGAGCATCTGCTACATCTTCAGCGCCAAAAATAATTAAGCTTCCGTGGCCAGCCCCGCCTTTCGTGTCACGTGCAAGTTCAATGGCTAAAATTTCTGTATTGGTTGCTTTCACAGCTTCATCAGCAGCTAAAATTTGCGGCCCAGCCCCAATACGTCCGCCGATAATTCCTATTGAACGATACTTTTTGTCAAGATTCATCGCCTCATGGACACTAGAATCTACATTGGCAATAACTAAACCGATCGTATCTCCTCGGCCTGTGCCAACAAACTCTGTTAAACCACAGATATTTTTTTCTTTTGATTTATTCTCTTCCGCATTGGAAGCATTCATTTTTCTCATCACTTCCTGCGTGATTTTATCAATGATTTGCTCCTTCATGCCTAACACCTCCATTGCTTCATTCTTGAACTAGTTTAGGAAGAATTCCTTCCACTTCTGTGTGCGGTCTTGGAATGACATGGATGGATATGACTTGCCCCACTTTTTCCGCAGCTGCTGCACCAGCATCCGTTGCTGCTTTTACAGCGCCAACATCGCCGCGGACCATCACCGTGACAAGCCCGGAACCAATTTTCTGGTAACCGATAAGTGTCACATTTGCCGCTTTCACCATTGCATCTGCCGCTTCAATAGCTGCAACTAACCCTTTTGTCTCCACCATACCTAATGCTTCTCGAACCATACGTGGACCTCCCTCTACTAAAATTTTTCTTTGCGTTTCCCCATGGATTTTTTGAATTCCAAGAGAATGTAACCCCTTTCAACTATATATTTATCTTAATTTGCATAAATTTTCGTGATATTTTATTGGCGTATAAGAGTAAACAATTGTGGAGTTTCGATATCAGTCTTTTATCATTTTTTATTTTTATCCTTAAATTTTTGCGTTGATAATTTTAAAAAAGATAAATTTTTGTCATCTTATAGTAAAATATTGTCCATATGAATCTTTCCCGCCTGCATTCCATGCGGTTTGACGGGTGGTTTGGTTATAGAACGTATGTTTGTTTCAAGAAATAAAAAACTCCCGATTCATCTCCCTCCTTCACTCCGTTGAGTGGAAAGAGATGAATCGGGAAAAATGTTCAAAAAACCACCTTGTTCACCGAGCATTTATATAAGCCAATTTCCATTGAGAACGCTATTATGCTTTTTTTTAGAAAGTCCCTTTTTGCTTCTTTTTCTGTATTCCGATGGGGTGATGCCCACCACTTTTTTAAAGACTTTACTAAAGTAATTAGGTTCTTGATAATTCAATTCTAAAGCAATATGGATGACTGGTAAATCTGTATTTTCTAGAAGCTCTTTAGCTTTTTGCATTTTCTTTTCTGTTACATAACTAACAAAATTCATCTTTAATTCTTTTTTAAACAGCTTACTAAGATAAAAAGGACTTATGTGAACATGTTCTGCCACTTCCTCGAGTGTGATCCCGTTTTGATAATTTTCTTCTATATAATTTAATGCTGATTGAATCACTTTTCCGTCTTGAATTGAATTTTTAGCAGTAATCCCATCTAACATACTATCAAATTTATCGTTTTCTTTCTCGTTGAATGTCATATAACGCCGGATGAGCGCAATAACATCTTCTTGATGGGAAGGTTTCATAAGAATTTCATCGGCTCCCATTTCTAGTGCGCGTTGCAGAATTTCAGAACCAAATAAATCATACCCAGATAATAAAATAATCGAATTTTTATGATAAATGCCTTTCATAAACTCAATTAAATCAAAAACATCTGTCCCCGGAATATTAATATCCAGAAAGGTTATATCCGGTTGTGTTTTGCAAAATAATTCCATCGCCTTTTTTCCAGAAGACGCCTCTCCGATGACCACTGTCTCTTTCATTTTTTTTAAAATTACTTTAAAAGCTTCCCGGACAAGATATTCATCATCAACTAGTAATATTTTTAACACAACTGGACCCTCCCCCCTCGCTAGTTTTTCGGAATTCTCATCCTTACCGTTATGCCGCCCTGTGAATTTTGCGATATGGATAATTTATATTCATCGCCATACAGTGATATTAAAACGGAATTGACATAATTTAATCCCATTCCCTTTAACCATTTTCCACCATTATTTTTACTATTATCTTCAAAAATGCGATCCATTTTTTCCTTTGCCATTCCAACACCATCATCTGAAACGACAAATACATAATCTCGGCTTAGTGAATAGCCTTTCACACTTATATTGCCATTTCCGTCTTTTGGTTCAATGCCATGAATAACCGCATTATCAATGATTGCTTGCAAAAGAAAAGGGGGAATTGTTATGGATTCAAACTCTTTGGGGATGTCGATCATTACTCGTAATCGATCATTGAATCTTAGCTTTTGAAGCAGCAAATACTTCTCAATAAACGCTAATTCCTCTTTTAACTGGACAAGATTTTGATTGTTGGTGATGATATATTTTAACATTTCAAATAAAGTTAATATCGCCTCTTGTGTTTTTGGCGCCTCCTCAATGATCGATAAACACGTTAAAGTATTCATTGTATTAAATAAAAAGTAGGGATTTAGAAGGAGATGGAGCGATTGAATTTGTTTATTCAACAGCGCTTTTTCTAATTCGGCACTAACTTTCATCTGATTAATTAATTGCTGATTTTTCTTATGTAATTCTTCATGAACATATTTCATAATTTCTCTTTCAAATATATGATTGATTACATAAAACATCATTTCTGCAGCAGCGGTGATTTTTTCATAGGATATAATAGGGATTTTCTCATACTCTTTTATTAATTCATGGTTTTCTTTCCAATCCGGCGACTCTTTCACAATATAATCCAGCTTTTCATTATCTTTTTCATCCATCCTCGCCTGCCCAACGAGCATAGAACCTAAATATTGCCCTTGTACAATAATAGGCACGGCAAAATCAACCAACCCGCAATGACAATGATACACATAAAAATGACCAATTCTCGCTGCTTCTAATCCGCCAAAGGCATCACATTTAAAACATTGTGCCATAAGGTTAGGGTCTTTCCGAACAATATTACAAAATTTAGAAAAAT
Protein-coding regions in this window:
- a CDS encoding propanediol/glycerol family dehydratase large subunit — translated: MRSKRFQVLAKRPVNQDGFVAEWPEVGLIAMNGPNDPKPSIKIENGVVVELDGKTRDQFDFIDYFIADYGINLDKAEEVMAMDSLELARMLVDINVPREKIIPLTTAMTPAKICEVVGYMNVVEMMMALQKMRARKTPSIQCHVTNVKDNPVQIAADAAEAALRGFDEMETTVGIVRYYPLNALSLLVGSQTGRGGVLTQCSLEEATELELGLRGLSCYAETISVYGTEPVFVDGDDTPYSKAFLASAYASRGLKMRFTSGTGSEVQMGYAEGKSMLYLEARCIFIAKGAGVQGLQNGSISCIGIPGSVPSGIRAVLAENLIAAMLDLEVASGNDQTFSHSDIRRTARTLMQMLPGTDFIFSGYSSTPNYDNMFAGSNFDAEDFDDYNVLQRDLKVDGGLRPVTEEEVIAVRNKAAKAIQAVFEELGLPAITDEEVEAATYAHGSKDMPERNVVEDIRAAEEMMKRGVTGLDVVKALSKHGFDDIAQNVLNMLKQRISGDYLHTSAIITKDFKVISAVNDLNDYMGPGTGYRMSEERWEEIKNIPNAIRPEDIH
- a CDS encoding BMC domain-containing protein; this translates as MGINAIGIIETYGMVSAIEAADVAVKSANVSLLGYELTKGSGMVTIKLEGDVAAVRAAVEAAWEAAKRVGNVYSKHIIARPHDELEKIIHSKETVGPINDGKKEKTEEMPLQTNQNEEGASESNKREETHSDEAMREIAELKEKDEVKHEQPETHLRKEKPSLLEEPKELDQKTHPSTPENRKIFEEQGNEKQPNDKEVCNLCHDPKCPRKKGDLKSACIHYQEIRRKDSK
- a CDS encoding diol dehydratase small subunit encodes the protein MNQALIEQIVKEIMASMNGAEVNTEKNEKNQWVKVDVKHDYPLAEKWPELIKTPTGKSLDEINLKGVIDGDVKPEDIRISPETLELQAQIADSMGRKQFAANLRRAAELIAIPDKRILEIYNALRPYRSTKDELLAIADELEHQYHAKMNAKLVREAAEVYELRDRLRKDSE
- the pduL gene encoding phosphate propanoyltransferase codes for the protein MKRIQEIEEGPYVPIGVSNRHVHLSQEDLESLFGKNYRLTKLRDLKQPGQFAANETVTLKGPKGEIQHVRILGPIRSKTQVEISITDSFQLGISVPVRESGNIAGTPGIIIQGPKGIVKLKEGVIAALRHIHVPPEFAAKFQLKDKDMVDVEVGKERKTIFKNVLIRVSKNYVLEMHLDTDEANAAGLRNGDIGKIVK
- a CDS encoding propanediol/glycerol family dehydratase medium subunit, with product MIINEQIIRDVVEEVLKSFQFEEKEVEVDVNENGHPKPPAKNGNGLELVEKGTAEVGTRKDEVVIGLGPAFGKYQTKTIVGVPHADLLKEVIAGIEEEGLAARVIKVYHTSDVGFIAHHAAKLSGSGIGIGIQSKGTTVIHQKDLQPLNNLELFPQAPLLDLETYRAIGKNAAKYAKGESPNPVPTRNDQMARPKYQAIAALLHIKETEHVDRNKKAVELEVKFY
- the eutJ gene encoding ethanolamine utilization protein EutJ, with the protein product MSADLIEVNNYINTFAKLIYEHQARQYHGKLKVGVDLGTANIVLSVLDEFGNPVAGSLYPASVVKDGLVVDYVGAVRIVKELKRQVEELIGETLTYAATAVPPGTVGGNMKAISNVVESAGMEVVRVVDEPTAAASVLNVTDGAVVDVGGGTTGISILKNGEVIYTADEPTGGTHMSLVLAGYYKISFEEAEKLKKDPNRQKEVFPIVVPVIEKMASIVKRHIEGHDIDKIFLVGGACCFAGFEKVFLKQIGIETIKPVHPLLVTPLGIGLFS
- a CDS encoding glycerol dehydratase reactivase beta/small subunit family protein, which produces MTIDNGSARPAIHVYYSPLLNDSSFRPLLYGMEEEGVPSVLKKKEGNNSLELGHQAATDSILGVGIGVGADNQIVLHYAKLRKDQPLFQIKQNEKNKQRILGSNAARLVKGIPFKTFQETGEDKANSTISAEEIARIVKKVLQRLEEIT
- a CDS encoding flavoprotein translates to MEEIINMIVEEVLKKLQEKTKKATVLFTGGALGFKEAIQQLKLLLDDGWDFNILLSNSAEHVLTPHVIKKELGISNLFVEKEVNGIRPFYENINVLIIPTLTLNTAAKISVGIADSMATNLVAHAIMKGIPIVAAKDACDLQTPMRKQLGFHRIPSAYLENMNKHLQTIESYGIKLVNAGDLYQSVKNIAFSFLHEEKESNQPMKTKNIKKNVLTRMDIIEAKNNGHALIVPKTTIISPLALETAKELGVDIIQDR
- a CDS encoding BMC domain-containing protein — its product is MNDALGMIETKGLVGAIEAADAMTKAANVTLIGYEKIGSGLVTVMVRGDVGAVKAAVDAGAAAAEKVGKVISTHVIARPHTDVEKMLPKSI
- a CDS encoding diol dehydratase reactivase subunit alpha, translated to MKLVAGVDIGNATTEVAIAQVSDDNTITFLSSGLVNTTGIKGTRQNIHGALAAIQQALNKINRKIEDLDLIRLNEAAPVIGDVAMETITETIITESTMIGHNPSTPGGMGLGIGKTINISDLKNASTTDDYIVLIGKEYHFETAAEIINEALDKGMKVNGAIVQKDDGVLINNRIKKKIPIVDEVSLLEKVPVGMKAAVEVAPPGGVVEVLSNPYGIATVFELSADETKMIVPIARALIGNRSAVVIKTPKGDVRARTIPAGKIYIFGKKKAAVDVDEGAEKIMAMVTASAPIEDIKGEPGTNVGGMLERVRQVMSELTNQPPNKIRIQDLLAVDTFIPQKVKGGLAEEFSMENAVGIAAMVEADKLQMKLIADELQSQVNVQVEVGGVEADMAVRGALSTPGTNMPIAILDMGAGSTDASIMTRDGKITSVHLAGAGDMVTLLINSELGFDDTGLAEDIKKYPLAKVESLYHIRHEDGTVQFFEQPLEPHVFARVVILKDGEMIPVPGQHSLEKIRHVRRKAKEKVFVTNAIRALSLVSPTGNIRDIEFVVLVGGSALDFEIPQLVTDALSQYGVVAGRGNIRGTEGPRNAVATGLILALGEGRGTP
- a CDS encoding EutN/CcmL family microcompartment protein; protein product: MYIGIVVGSVVATRKNDDLVGKKLLIVQKVNKEGEKLDSIEIAVDSVGAGTGEYVIVTNGESAGYVFGTSTSSIDSAIVAIVDSVEING